In Egibacteraceae bacterium, the genomic window TCCGGGCACCAGGCCGCCCTGCTCGCCGTGCAGCGCGCGGGGCGCCTCCTTGGCCTTCGTCGTGAACTGGTCGAGGAACATCGCCCTGATCTCGTCGTGTCCCACCGCGTCGGCGGCGGGCCCCATCTTGAGCAGCCGGCCGCACACCACCAACCAGGCCTCCCCCAACGCGTAGGTGAACGACCCCGCGACGCTCGCCCGGATGCCGCTCGCGGCCACGTTCGCGCCCGGCACGAGCTTCAGCAGGCTCGTGACGGCGTACCGGCCCGCCTGCGTCACCCCGCCCGCGGCCACCGCGGCGCCCGCCACGCTCGCCAGCGTCCCGACCCGCACGCTCAACCCGTGGATGGCCGCGATCCGGGCCATCAGCGTCATCTGGATCGGCACCAGCACGAAGGCGTCGGAGAACGGGATCGGGGTCGCCCCCGCGGACGCGGCCATGGCGACGGCCGCGGTGATGGACTGGCGCGCGAGCCTGACCTTGCGCGCTACGTCGATGACCTGGGCGGCGGTGAGCGCCTGCGCCACTCCCGCAGGAGCTGCGCGAAAGGTGGCATCGAGCAGCTCCGTCAGCCCGTGGCGGGGCCACCCGGCGAAGTCGTCGGCTTGTGCCATGGTCAGGAAGACCCGGTTGTCGGGGGACAGCGGCAGGTCCCGCTCCACGATGGCCTCGGCGAACTCCCGCGCCTTGGGGTGCACCTGCCCGGCCCGATTGATCGCCACCTGCGTGAGCACGAACAGCACCGGCAGCCCCTCGTCGGCCAGGGCGCGGATGAACGCCTCCTGCGCCTCCTCCAGACGCAGGTCGGCGGCGCGCACGCAGTACCAGATGACGTGGATCTGCTCCTCGATCGGGCCGGCGTGCGTGCGGCGGATGATCTCCCGGAACTTCTCCAGGATCTGGTCACCCTGCTGGCCGACCTCGATGCCCTCGGAGTCGTAGATCCCGAGGTAGCCGTCGGGATGCTCGTGGTACTCGGTGCGCAGGGTCACCGGGCGCCCCGTCCCCGTCCTGGCGACCTCGGCGCCGAAGATGGCGTTGACCAGGGTGCTCTTGCCGACCCCCGTCTTGCCGAAGATCACCAGGTTGAACCTGCCGAGCTCGTCCAGGGCCTTGCCGTAGGCCTCTGCGAACCTCGCCATGACGTCCTCGAGGCCGAGCTCGTCCGTGCGCCGTCCGTGCTCAGCCATCGGTGGTCCGTTTCCCTCGCCCCGTCGGGCCGCCGGTCCGCGTCTGCGAGCCGATCGGGCACCGTCGCACAGTACGGACGTCGGCGCCACCGGCCACCGCCCCGCACGGGTGCGGCCTGGCGTCACGCCCACGCCGGCACGCGCTCGGCGACGTCGGCGACCGCCACCGCGGTGGTGTGCCCGTCCGTCAGGTGCGCCACCGTCTCACGGCGCCGCGGCCGGACGCGCCCCCGCCAGGACGGCGCTCGCCCCGTCGAGGAGCAGCCGGTGCGCCCGAGCGAAGCGGCGGCCGATGACCGGGCCGGGCGGCCGGGCGCTGCCGCCGTCGGTGCCCGCCAGGTCCTCCAGCGCCCGGGTCAGCGCCCACGCGTGGGCGTCGTCGCCGCCGTCGAGCGCCGCGGCCACGACGTGCGCCAGCTCGTCGAGCACCGCGGGGGTGGGCGTCTGGGTGCGACCCGGCTCCCGGGTGCGCGTGCGGTGCGACATCTCGTGGTCGGCCATGGCCGTCTCCTCCTAGTCGGGGCGCTGTGCGCTGGAGCCTCGCGTGGGCCCGGGGTTCCTGCGTAGAGCCGAGCGGCCACGGCGCGCAAGCATCCCGCCACCTACGGCAGGCACCGGCCATGCAGCGCAAGGATCCTGCCAGGGGCCTCGCGGATGGCGTAGCGTTGCCGGCAGACCGTCGAGGGAGGGCGCCATGGCGCACCGCGTGACCACGCTGCTGACACCGGGGGGCTAACCCGTTCGAGTTCGCGATCGCCTGCGAGGTGTTCGGCCTGCAGCTCGCGATCTCGGGGTCGACTGGTACGACCACCGTCTGGCCGCAGGTGGCCCTGTTCCGCCACACACCCCCGGGGCCGGCGCGCCCGTGTAGAGCCGGCGGTGCGTGCGTTGCGGATCGGGGCCTTCAGGTGGCCCTGTTCCGCCACACACCCCCGGGGCCGGCGCGCCCGTGTAGAGCCGGCGGTGCGTGCGTTGCGGATCGGGGCCTTCAGGTGGCCCTGTTCCGCCACACACCCGCGCCCGTGTAGAGCCGGCGCACGCCGCCCGGCGGCGAGGGCGGCCCGCGGGCGGCACCCCCCAGCGATTCCGACGTCACCGACCGTCCACAGCGCGCCATGACCTCGGTCCCGGCCCACCCCGGCGGGCGAGCCCTGGGTGCGCCCGGCGACCCGGTCCGCGCTGCCCGCGCTGCCCGCGCTGCCCGCGCTGCCCGCGCTGCGGCATGGTCGTGCACCGTGGTCACGGCCGGACGTCCGACGCGCTACCCCCCTGGGATCGATGACCGCTGGATGAGATGCGCATGCACCGGTGGCACAGCATCACCCAGCTGCCGATCAGCCGTCGGGCCGCTCCTCGATCTCGACGCGGGGTTCGCCGCCACGCCGCCTTGATGCGCGAGCGGTGGTCGGGGGCGCGGAACTCCACGCGGGCCTCCGCCTCGTCGGGGTCGTCGTCGACATCGGCGGTGAAGCCGGCGTTGGGCGTGGCCCAGAGCACGTCCACGCGGCCGGCGTGAAAGCGCACCGCGGCGTCGCCGCCCACCGCGGACACGGTGCGGGCCTGCGGCGGCGACTCCGCCGGGGGCGACGCGACCGGCGGTGGGAACGCGCCCGGCGAGGGTGGCGGTGCGGCGCGGTCCTGCACCAGGCCGGCCGCGACGTCGGCGGGGGGCCCGGTCACGCTGCTGGCCACCAGGCGCGTGGCGGACAGCCCGATGCCGTCGAGGAGCGGACGCGGGTGGCGCTCGGGCGTGCCCGCCACGCCACGGGGATGAGCCTCGTCGAGCTGGCTGCGCGGACGGGGATCTCGACCTCCACGCTCAGCCGCCTGGAGAGCGGCGAGCGGCGCGTGACCATCGACGCGCTCGAGCGCGTCGAGGAGGCGCTCGGCACGACCGCGGCGGCGGTGCTCGCCGATGCCGCGCGCGAGGACCGGCTGCTCCTGCCGACCCCGCCCGTCGAGCTGGCCGGGGGGCTGACGGGCATCGTGTTGCGCGTGGAGGACGACGGCCGCTCGCTGCTGCGGATCACCGTCCCGGTTCGGCGGGTGACCCGCACCCACACCGCCGTGCACCCCGGGACCGAGTGGCTGCACGTCCTGCGCGGGCGGCTGCGGCTGCGCGTCGGGGAGCGCCGGCTCGACCTGGAGCCCGGCCAGACCGCCCAGTTCGCCACGACCGAGCCCCACGCCTTCGGCGGCATCGGCGGCCCCGCCGAGATCCTCTCGCGCTTCGAGCCCGGCGCCCACCGGGCCTGACCGGATCCTCGCAAGAGCGGAGACTGTCGGGCAGTGACCAGGGAGACGGC contains:
- a CDS encoding GTPase; this encodes MAEHGRRTDELGLEDVMARFAEAYGKALDELGRFNLVIFGKTGVGKSTLVNAIFGAEVARTGTGRPVTLRTEYHEHPDGYLGIYDSEGIEVGQQGDQILEKFREIIRRTHAGPIEEQIHVIWYCVRAADLRLEEAQEAFIRALADEGLPVLFVLTQVAINRAGQVHPKAREFAEAIVERDLPLSPDNRVFLTMAQADDFAGWPRHGLTELLDATFRAAPAGVAQALTAAQVIDVARKVRLARQSITAAVAMAASAGATPIPFSDAFVLVPIQMTLMARIAAIHGLSVRVGTLASVAGAAVAAGGVTQAGRYAVTSLLKLVPGANVAASGIRASVAGSFTYALGEAWLVVCGRLLKMGPAADAVGHDEIRAMFLDQFTTKAKEAPRALHGEQGGLVPGGSEPHDP
- a CDS encoding XRE family transcriptional regulator, with protein sequence MALGRARHATGMSLVELAARTGISTSTLSRLESGERRVTIDALERVEEALGTTAAAVLADAAREDRLLLPTPPVELAGGLTGIVLRVEDDGRSLLRITVPVRRVTRTHTAVHPGTEWLHVLRGRLRLRVGERRLDLEPGQTAQFATTEPHAFGGIGGPAEILSRFEPGAHRA